The genomic DNA CGCTGTACTCGAAACGGAAGGAGGATGGGTCGGGCGGCGGCGTGGCCTCTTGGGCCGGGAGCCGGCTAGCCCAAAACGTCCCGATCAAGATCGCCAGGACCTTGAGTGAAGAGGGCGGCAATCGCTACTCCAAAGTCTTCATGTAGTCTTTCGTGAACATCGACAGGTCAAGCTGCTTCGTGACCATGCCGCTGAAAGTGAGGATCGATTTCTTCCGCGGATTCAAGCTGTCCTGAAACACCAGGCGAACCGGCCGGAGCGCCCCGGCCTCTTGGCGAAAATCCTCGAAGGTGCAGGTTTTCAAGGAGGCGCCCGAAACCGTGTAATACTCGGCGGTGACCGGATGAAAATCGCTCTTCGCCACCTTGTACTTGATCTTGTTGTAGGTCTTGCTCGGCGACTTGGCGACCAGGTCGAGGACGTAGACTTCGCGATCGCCGATTTTCTCCTCGCCGGCCAAAGTGGCGCTGTAGTCGTTGGAAAAATTGGCCCGGGCCATGTCGCCATTGGAGACGTTGCCGGCCAAACGTTGCTGCAAGGGAATTCGGACCGGCTTCTTGACCCGGGGCAAATAGATCCAAAGATCCTCTTGGATCATCAAGAGGCTCTTGCCCTTCTCCGCGGCCGGGCTGCGGAACTCGACCAAGCTATGCTCCAAGTCCCGCACATAAACTTTGTAGCCGCTCTCCGATTGCTTGGTTTCGCCCTCGTAATTCACGATCGCGGCTTCGAACTCATAGGAGCCCTTGGGCACCCGCACCGCGTCGGCTTTGGCGACGATCTCGTCGGGCTCGATCGCGCCGGCCGTCGAGGCGCCCAACATGAGAAGGAGGAAGGCCAGAAACCTGGCGAGCTTCGAATGCGGAAGGAATGACATGATGACCCCGAACCAAAAATCTGATTTTAGGGGGCGGCCGAAACTTCACCAAGAACAATTTCACGACAAGAATTTGACGTTCGATAAGGCCGTTTCTCAAAGTGAATGGCGAAGGGGGCCCAATCCTCGATAATAAGCCCTATTTTCGCCTCCCCGCAGGGCTGCCGTTGGTACGGCTTTTGCTGGAATATTCAGTATTCCTTAAGGAAATAGGGGGGGCCGGGCCATGGAAGTTCTGGAAGTACGGGGTGCGAGCAAGGAGTACTTATTGGGGAAGACGGTGGTCCGGGCCTTGCGCCAGGTCGATTTCAGCATCGAGGCCGGACAGATGCTCTGCATCATGGGCCCCTCGGGCAGCGGAAAAACCACCCTCCTCAACCTCCTCGGTCTCCTCGACGAGCCCACCTCGGGCGAGATTTTTCTGCAAGGCCGTTCGACTCGAAACCTCTCCTATGAAGAGAAAGCCCAGTTGCGCAGCCGATTCCTCGGCTTCATTTTTCAATCCTTCAACCTCTTTCCGGTGCTGACCGCCTATGAGAACGTCGAATATCCCCTGCTCTTCCACAAAGTCAGCCCGGGCGAGCGGAAAGAGCGGGTTTGGGCGGCCTTGGCCGAAGCCCAGCTCACCGAAGTCGCCGGCCACCGGCCCGACGAGCTTTCCGGCGGCCAAAGACAGCGAGTGGCGATCGCCCGGGCCCTGGTCACTCGTCCCCTGCTGATCTTGGCCGACGAGCCGACGGCCAATCTCGACAGCGGTTCGGCTGAGACGATCATGTCGATGATGCAACGCATGAACAAGGAGCACGGCAGCACCTTCATCTTCTCGACCCACGACCCCCGAGTCGTCCATCATGCCTCTCGGATCGTGACCATCAGCGACGGGGTTTTGCAGGAAGAGGGCCGCCGGACCATCCTCCACGGCGCTCCGATCGGAGCCTATCAATGAAAAGCGACGGCGCGTTTTGGCGATTGCTCAAGATCGCCGGCAAGAATGTCCTGCGCAACAAGCGGCGCAGCGCCCTGACCTTGCTGATCATCGTCGTGGGCAGCGCCAGCTTGCTGCTGGTCGGCGGCTTCTTCGATCGATTGCTTTATAGTTTGAAGCAAACGTTCATTCACAGCCAATCGGGCCATTTCCAAGTCAGCCGAAGCGGCTACTTCGAAAAGGGCTCGATCACCCCCTTCAACTACCTGATCCAAGACGCGCCGCGGATCGCCAAGCTGATCGAGCAAAGCATTCCCGGGGCCTACACCGTCCCCCGGATCAAATTCGGCGGCATGCTCAGCTCGGACCGGGACAGCGTGGCGGTCATCGCTCTCGGAGTCGACCCCCGGACCGAAGCCCGGATGAGCAGCTTCCGGAACGTCAGCCTGCAGCGGGCCACCACCAATATCGTCGAAGGCAAGGACCTCGACGATTCCGATCCTTACGGCATCGTGCTCGGGGCCGGCCTGCTCAAGTCGCTCAACCTCAAGGTCGGCGACCATGTCTCGTTCATCACCACCCGCCAGGAGGGAGCGGTCGACGGCGCCGACTTCCACATTCGCGGCGTCTTCGAGACGGTGCTGAAGGAAGTCGGCGAGCGGGTC from bacterium includes the following:
- a CDS encoding outer membrane lipoprotein-sorting protein encodes the protein MSFLPHSKLARFLAFLLLMLGASTAGAIEPDEIVAKADAVRVPKGSYEFEAAIVNYEGETKQSESGYKVYVRDLEHSLVEFRSPAAEKGKSLLMIQEDLWIYLPRVKKPVRIPLQQRLAGNVSNGDMARANFSNDYSATLAGEEKIGDREVYVLDLVAKSPSKTYNKIKYKVAKSDFHPVTAEYYTVSGASLKTCTFEDFRQEAGALRPVRLVFQDSLNPRKKSILTFSGMVTKQLDLSMFTKDYMKTLE
- a CDS encoding ABC transporter ATP-binding protein; this encodes MEVLEVRGASKEYLLGKTVVRALRQVDFSIEAGQMLCIMGPSGSGKTTLLNLLGLLDEPTSGEIFLQGRSTRNLSYEEKAQLRSRFLGFIFQSFNLFPVLTAYENVEYPLLFHKVSPGERKERVWAALAEAQLTEVAGHRPDELSGGQRQRVAIARALVTRPLLILADEPTANLDSGSAETIMSMMQRMNKEHGSTFIFSTHDPRVVHHASRIVTISDGVLQEEGRRTILHGAPIGAYQ
- a CDS encoding FtsX-like permease family protein, with product MKSDGAFWRLLKIAGKNVLRNKRRSALTLLIIVVGSASLLLVGGFFDRLLYSLKQTFIHSQSGHFQVSRSGYFEKGSITPFNYLIQDAPRIAKLIEQSIPGAYTVPRIKFGGMLSSDRDSVAVIALGVDPRTEARMSSFRNVSLQRATTNIVEGKDLDDSDPYGIVLGAGLLKSLNLKVGDHVSFITTRQEGAVDGADFHIRGVFETVLKEVGERVVKVPLSSAQAILGLPAQVNSFLVVADDYDDSESIDAAALTLKEALTAEKMAFEIVPWENQSLMYKQTKHFFDNFFWILKFIISVIFIVSVANTINMALFERMREYGTMMAIGNSRSTIFTVIVLEAAILGLIGATLGVLIGWAMSHIIPLTGVRMPPPPTTGVSDWYRIYFLISPKLMLQVFAIAFFSTLFSSLIPAYRASHFRIVHALGYV